A region of the Nocardia nova SH22a genome:
GTTCGGCGGTGCCGAGGAATGCGGCGGTCAGGGCCTCGAACAATTCGCTCATGGCCGCACCGCCGTGGTCGCCCGCGGTGCGGAACTTCGCTCGGGCTCGCCCGAGCACGGTGATCGCGCGGACATCGTGGTGTACGAGCAGGAGTGCGACCCCGGCGGCGAATTCGACCGGTGCGGGAAGGCCGCGGTCGATCGTGGGATCACTGTGCCGGTCGGCACGTGCGCCGGGGAGGCACTGGTCCAGGCAGCGTTCGAGTAGTTGTCCGGCCTCGTCCGGACGCCCCTGGCACAGGCTGAGCCACGCGAGCGAGGCCGACGCGCCGATCGTCAGGGCGGGCGGCGGGTCGGCGTCGGCCGTCGCGTCCAGCGCCTGCTCGACCCAGCGCCGGGATTCGCGCAACGTCCCTGTGAAGAACGGGGCCCGGAGTGCGATCAACCCGGTCGAGATCTCCATTCCGACGACGGCCTCACCCGGTTCGGCGAAGCTGCTGTCGATCGCCTCCCGCAAGTTGTCCCAGGCGGCCCGAGCCCAGTCCAGAAGCTGTCCCTCGCGATCGCTGAACCATTCCGCCGCGGCCGTGCGCACGGCATCGCGGTAGTAGCGGCGGTGGCGAGCCGCGAGCCGCTGTGCCTCGGCGCCGTCCCGATCGTGCAGGCTTCGTTTCGCGAACACCCGGAAGCTCTGCAGCAGCGAATAGCGTGCCGCGTCGGGTGCCCGATGCAACGAGACGAGCGATTGGTCGATCAATCGCTCCAGCACATCCTCGATCTCGTCGGCGGACAGGTCGCCGCCGGTGCCGTCGGTGCCCGAGCACACGGCGCGAATCGCGGACAGATCCGCACCCACGGCCGCCGTGTCGTCCGGATCGACGTCGTACCCCGCGGCGAACACCGACATGCGTTCGAACAGCAGCCGCTCTTTCGCATCACACAGCCGATACGACCAGCCGATCAGGTCGTAGATGTTCTGGTGCCGCTCGTCCACGCCGAGAAGTGGCCCCGCCCAGTGCATTCGGCGATCGGTGACGCCGCCGTCGAGGTCCCGCAGAATCATGGTCAGCGGCTGGCGGCGCAAGCGCGCAGCGGCCATCCGGATATGCAAGGGATAGTTGTCCAGCCGCGTGCAGATCGCTGTCGCCGTGGCCGTCTGTTCGTCGTCGATGACGGTTCCGGTGAGCTCGGCGCGCTGCCGGAACAGTGTCAGTGCCTGGCGGCGCGTCAGCGGCGACAACGGAACCAACTGCTCGTCGACCCAGCCGATCGGCGTCCGGCTGGTGCCCAGCACGCTCAGCCCGGGCAGGGCGTCGAGGAGTTCGGCGATCACCGAGCCTGCTCCGGCGTGCACATGTTCGCAGTTGTCCATCACGAGTACGGTCCGTGCCCTCCCACCCGCCGCGCGATCGAGGGTGTCGAGGAGGGCCTGCCACGCCGATCGACCGGAGAAGTCGGTATCGATCACCGACCGGGCGACCTCATCGAGCACCGTCGCGGCATCGGCCCCGGATGCCAAGCGCGCCAGCCGAATCCAAGGAATGCGCACGCCGGTCGCCTTGCCCAGCCGATACGCCGCCTCGGCGGCCAGGCGAGTCTTGCCGATCCCTCCCGGCCCCACGATCGTGATCAGAGGCGCCTGACCCAGCAGAAGTGTGGTGACCCGATCCAGTTCACGCTCGCGCCCGACGAACACGTCGGAGATCACGGGAACTGCGCCCGGGGAGTCCTTCCGAAGTGCGGTTCTGCGGTCCAGCATGACGGTTCACCCTAACCGAGGGGTCGTGACCCACTCCGGCCGCTGCAAATTGGTCAACCAGCGCAGGAGCCATTCGACCGGCCCGTATCGGTGCCGCGTCAGCCAGACCGCGCTGATCGCCGTCTGGAAGCCGAAAACCGCGATGGCGACGAGGAACAGCGCCGCCGGTCCCACCTGTCCGGCGAGACCGAAGCCGAGTCCGGTGAACAACAGCAGGCCGATCAGCGACTGCATCAGATAGTTCGTGAGAGCCATCCGACCGGCGGGGGCGAGAGCGCTACCCAAGCGCCGTCCACGGCGACTGTGTATGGCGCGCAACAGTGTTGCCGCATAGGCGGCGGTCAGGAACGGCGCGGTCACCACGCTGACGGCGACCGCCGCGGTGTCGGTGTCACCGCCGAGGGCGGCGTAGGCGACGCCTCCGGCCAGTCCGACCGGGAAACCGGCGATTTGGATCCGACGCAGAATCGGCTCGGTGCCGTCGAGGTTCCGCAGCAGACCGCGCCGACCGGCGACCATGCCGAGCAGGAACATCGCCAGTGCGGTCGGGCCCTGCATCGAGACGGCCTGGATGACCAGCAGACCGATGCCGTCGAAATGCTGACCGA
Encoded here:
- a CDS encoding ATP-binding protein, with translation MLDRRTALRKDSPGAVPVISDVFVGRERELDRVTTLLLGQAPLITIVGPGGIGKTRLAAEAAYRLGKATGVRIPWIRLARLASGADAATVLDEVARSVIDTDFSGRSAWQALLDTLDRAAGGRARTVLVMDNCEHVHAGAGSVIAELLDALPGLSVLGTSRTPIGWVDEQLVPLSPLTRRQALTLFRQRAELTGTVIDDEQTATATAICTRLDNYPLHIRMAAARLRRQPLTMILRDLDGGVTDRRMHWAGPLLGVDERHQNIYDLIGWSYRLCDAKERLLFERMSVFAAGYDVDPDDTAAVGADLSAIRAVCSGTDGTGGDLSADEIEDVLERLIDQSLVSLHRAPDAARYSLLQSFRVFAKRSLHDRDGAEAQRLAARHRRYYRDAVRTAAAEWFSDREGQLLDWARAAWDNLREAIDSSFAEPGEAVVGMEISTGLIALRAPFFTGTLRESRRWVEQALDATADADPPPALTIGASASLAWLSLCQGRPDEAGQLLERCLDQCLPGARADRHSDPTIDRGLPAPVEFAAGVALLLVHHDVRAITVLGRARAKFRTAGDHGGAAMSELFEALTAAFLGTAEQALATTARHLGNAARAGARWAESWAELARGIAETKHGDPRRALAALREPLRWQVAVGDSWGTVWAVHIHTWAMARIVTTEDIPSRTARATEIARLLGGAAAMCDQVGVDLTHLGPFAPETERAARITRELLEDSVFDAAWQDGFDRHPAVTEVTKLALDAWSPSAVAAPTQRMDSRPSSWDQLSRAEQAVAVLAAAGWTNAAIAARRGSSHRTVDTQVSAVLRKLAIASRADILPFLPADQRTRVHDHRKSHPRGVR
- a CDS encoding DUF418 domain-containing protein, coding for MSQQRANVTAAATRIQDVDALRGFALFGIFVVNVTFMASAFPGNLVDDPSFDSPLDDVARFVLSALFSMKFYLLFSFLFGYSFTLQMAAARRAGADFVPRMRRRILGLFLLGVLNIVALYSGDVLTTYAVACLILLAMYRVRDSTALRVAGGLYALVLISLTSALLVDRSSFVPGHSEALANATEQTQAMRGSLAEVIGQHFDGIGLLVIQAVSMQGPTALAMFLLGMVAGRRGLLRNLDGTEPILRRIQIAGFPVGLAGGVAYAALGGDTDTAAVAVSVVTAPFLTAAYAATLLRAIHSRRGRRLGSALAPAGRMALTNYLMQSLIGLLLFTGLGFGLAGQVGPAALFLVAIAVFGFQTAISAVWLTRHRYGPVEWLLRWLTNLQRPEWVTTPRLG